TATCTGTTTCACCCATGGTGGTCTTAAAGcctttacaataacaaaagcttttgtagattatgataaaatatctGCGCAAGATAACAATTCTCTAATCATCGTGACTTTCAGTACAAATGTACcaaaacatctttatttttcgTCGATTATTGTCGcactaaatattgaaaaataccaTTAAACCTTATCCCAGTAAAGTCAGGCCTGCACTCGGGCTTGTTGCACAGTACTAATCATGAGAGTCCTGTTATAATTAATTCTCTTTATGGTCTCTCAGAGGGCTACGTAGATTTAGAGTTGAAGGACCTGGCGACCAGGTACGCGAATGACGTGATCGCCTCGTGTGCTTTCGGCCTGAAAGTGGACTCCCAGAGCGAAGACAACACCTTCTACACCATGACCAAGGATATCACCACCTTTGGATTAGTGCGAATCATTAAGGTCTTCCTGTTTAGGGCCTTTCCCTCTCTCTGTCAGGTAAGAAATATGTATTATCGTTTGCTGATTCATTTGGTGATTTGGTAaacatttcttaataatatttttgttcgtCCGATAAGATGTTTCGTTGTTTGACGTTAATTTATTGATCGTTTATCATTTAGAGATAATTAAATCCGTTGTCTAATTAATACCTATTATTCtgtaaacaattgaaataccattttaatcattatttaatcaaCTATAATTATCATAATGAATGACTTCAAATTACTTTGACTCGGTCTAGAGATTTAATCAGACTTCTACCactgttttgtgtatttttatgataaatgtgATCTCACAGGCACTGAATATAATGATATCACCACCGGAGGTGTCTGATTTCTTCAGAACTATAATACTTGGAACCATGAAGAACCGAGAGAAGGACAACATTGTCAGAAACGACATGATCAACATACTTATGCAAGTCAAGAAAGGTAAAGTATTTAAAAGACTTGAAAAATTGGTTATAGTAAGCTTAAAGTAATCAATGACAATTAAATacgagtaaaaaaaaatatccaacaatttttgtaaatctgtctgAAGATATTGGTGACATCTAATGAATAACTTGATCTTATACACTTGAATTTTCTGCCAACTAGAAATGCTTTCTGCGGTTAATCACTTTGGGTTTACAAAACCAGACGACTCTAGACGAATTAAAGAgatggaaattaaaaaatactcatGTAATCACCAGGTCAACTCACGCATGAGAAAGAAGAAGCAGACGTCGATGCTGGCTTCGCAACAGTTGAAGAATCATCCATTGGCAAGAAGCAACATAACTTCGGTAAATACTGTTTATAATGCCTGTGAAATTTAAACATGAGAAGagataatatacaaaattatgtaattgtgataattttattgtcatttgaAAAGCCTTTGGacatgaactttccaagaacatattgtccaagtgtgtatttatgtgcaataaagtataaataaataaataaaaattctcactgaataataaaaaagattgaagaagatttttttcgtCATACAAGACTAAATGTCAAGGTTATCAATATGTTACAGATTGGTCAGACAATGACCTGGTAGCACAGGCTGCGCTGTTCCTGTTTGCTGGCTTCGACACAGTCTCCACGACCATGGCGTTCATCATCCACGAGCTGGCGATCAACACTGAGGCCCAGGAAAAGCTGTCGAAGGAGATCCAAGAACACGATGCGAGGCATAAGGGACAGGCCGACTACAACTCCATACAGAGCATGCAATACCTCGACATGGTCGTCTCTGGTGAGGATACTCTCTTATTTGTTTCCATCTTTATAGGTAATATTCTCGGAATAagtaaaactatttcattttttttcaatgataaaTTAACATTCACACATCAATTTATATGACTTttggtatgtttttataaaaaaaaaaaatatagctttatGCAGAACTGGCCTAGTACAAGAGATTCTTCATTACCTATGCTGATAGAGTTTGATTcaagaataaattaatgaattaatgagGATGAATTAAGTCAAGGAGAACGACCGTCAACAGTCGTCGATAGGATGTTGAATCATCAATAGTTGTCTATTGTGTAACTATGCAGACTATTATATGCCAGGCGATTTCTTATGTATGATGCGATTTTTCATTAGGTTccgagaaaacaaaataaagaactgTGCCTTAATGATAAGCTCTTAAAGCACTTTTTCCAATGAGGAAGCGAGAAACTATGCTTATGGGACTAGTTACTTACTCATTCTTGTGCTTACAGAGGGGCTACGGTTGTGGCCCGCTGGGGGTTTCATGGACAGAAAGTGTGTGAAGGACTACAACCTCGGTAGACCCAACGCTAAAGCCACCAAGGATTATATTGTAAGTGTTGCTTCCTCAACACTCATCATCCATCATTTAAGCCAATTTAGAGATCCAGAGTTTCctcaatttatttgtaacatccACAAAACACGAGCTCACTCGTAAATAAACAATCAAGCTATTTTGTAAAGTAAGTTTGAAAGAGAAAGTAAACTAAAgatgtttttatgtaacttaGTGCTTATTAGCAAACACTGGTCCAGTAAAGTACCTAATCAcgatcaaaataattatgagaaCCAACTTTTTTCCTTTAGGCTAAAGGATAAATTTAAGCTACCTCAAATATTTGGCCAGACTTGATTCAATTTATGTCTACCTATTAACtcttaaaatgcatttttgtattattacttGCAAGAATTCGATTTATTTGTTCATTACTTATCCGTATTTATCAGGCGCGTCCATTTAGTTTCGGacttaagaaatgtttttaattatgcacCATCGTTATTGTACAAGTACAGTGAGCACTAATTTGTTTTGCGGTACTCTTTCAGATCCGCAAAGGCGAATTCCTCACCTACCCGATCTGGGCGTTCCACAGAGACCCCAAACTATTCCCCGAGCCCAAGAAGTTCATCCCCGAGAGGTTTTCTCCTGAGAACAAAGATAAAATCAAGCCATTCTCCTACATGCCCTTCGGGATGGGACCCAGAAATTGTATAGGTTAGGGTTAattttgtcttatatttttatctatcaccgtaaatatatttcagtaataataataatttgaagaaGAGCAAGACTTtcagaaattctttttttttggtgtaaTGACTTTCCGTCACCTTTATAAACAGCAAAAAATTGCTTCCTTCAGAGTAATTTACACATTACAATAATTGTCTTCATGTTCCAGGGTCTCGCTTCGCCCTGTGTGAGGTGAAGGTGATGCTGTACCAGCTGCTGCGTGAGATGGAAGTGTCTCCGTGCGAGAGGACCTGCATCCCCACCAAACTGATAGAGGATGGCTTCAACATGATGATCCGAGGAGGAGGCTGGATCAGGTTTAGGATAAGGAATAACTGACtgtgattcatttaatttttaatcatgtatagataataataatatatttaactaatttactgatgaagtgtatttttattacgtaccatttaataaaatgtcgaTTCCTAGACTAATGGAGGTTGATCGATAAACATTAGTTCATAATAACccataatttaaaatcttatgtAAGTATTGTAGTAGATACGTTTTGAAATACACTAATTAATGTAGggttttttatagttttatcgTCGTTATATCCAAATTAATAGAATACGAGTATTATAAAGCGCCATCTATAGTAATACAATTGAACTAAGTAACTCTTAACAGCGACATCTGCTATTGAATAGAAACAATTGAAAGAACATTGAATGTCTCATGGTTTTTCCAACGATCAACAGATGGCGCTCACCGTGTCAAATCTCTTTTATTAGCCAAGACTCCAATTTTAGGTGCTAACATTGTACAAATTTCGAACTGAAcgttctgttttttatttacttactattCTTGAAATGTACTTAAAGAGTTCTTACGAAATTGGACATTCCtaacaattttcaaaactattattCAACAAAAGGGATCATGCGAGAAAGCTGCTCCTGGTACTGTCCTGCTGGTACTGCCTAAAAGAAATACCCACTATTGTTATTGCGACACGGAGCAAAACTCGATGACCATTTAGTAAGTTTTTTCAGTAGAATAATAGAGTTGATGGTTGCTTGTTTTGTAGTAACAGCTACAAGCTCTTTGTATGGGATTTGCCTATCCATCATTGCCACTCCTTGTGCATTTAGCTATTATATTGCATGTCTGTCTTCAGGTGCTTGgtcaatcaaatataatttagttgCTGGCTGTACTTTAAGTGGCAGATTAATGCCACCACACTTTCACCACTGATTGGTTCAGGCTTTTAGCAAGTCATGATTATTGCTGAAACAAAGCACTAAAGCCTTATTcttgttttgtaattgttgtgATTGAGACAGAGGCTCTTCGATATTAGCTAGTTTCTTACCCACCAAACCCTTAGTTGGAAATCTTGAATAAAGATATTTCATTTACCATGAAAGATGTTGTGCGTTAGTTATGGATGgatgtagaataaataaataggttatgGATTTATATAACGATAATACCCAAGCGTAAGCTCTTGGATTTAAGCACAGGGAACAATAAACCTTTACAGAGGTTTTAGCTGGTAGTCCTCCATACCAGCGGAGTTAGTCGGTGAGAGTCAACTGGttcaaaacagtttttgatTTGCATTACGACGTTTGTTTACTCAAGCTTTTATATAATGTAGGGCACAATAAACAAAGTCCTAATACTTAGGTATTAAATACAAGCTACGAGGATGAAACGTACAAACATGAAACATTTCTGCGTTCTGTACTTACTATTGACGTCCATAACTGCGGTTACAAATTCCCgaaatacaattattgtgtgataggtatataaaacattaatatattaattgaacTGAACTCACTATAGGTTGGTAGCTACCGATTAATCCAATTAAAATTGTTCTCTGGTGAATAATGCGACATCGTTACCGAGCACGTTTGGATAAGGACTCTACAATTATTATTCCTGAAACAAGGAAGTTTTTTGATAAAGGGTTTTTTTAGCTCAAGTTTATCTGTTTAAGGATAATATTCGAGTTTTACCTTAattcaatgttatatttttttaatatacagcTCTCTTGATAGCTCCAAAAAAATTCCCTTACTTCAAAATGTAGATTCTTTTCAGGCACTCAACCGCAGCATATATCATATTACCTACTGAGCTTTAACAAAGGAATAACAGTTGTTGACGCATTATGAAGTAATGCGAGTAAGTCATCAAATTACTTGAATTACTGAGCTGAGGTAGACCAACAGTCTAGAACCCAATGATGATGTTAGAGCCGTTCCtgtgaaattgtatttattatgattttctaTGCCAGTACTAAGTTCACTACTTTACACTGTTTTACTCTTTAATTAGAGCGCCAAATAACTTTAGAATGTGTTCTGATGTTCACCACTTCAGCTCTAGTTTTCCTGACACTCTTTTGCAGGTACTGAAAGTTTCAATATTCGTGGTAATAGaaataattcaagtttttttttcatagcttTTTGTTTTGATCCAAAGCGATACAATCTGTGTTTTTGTGTGTAGAAAGTGTGCAGACATGTatagaaaacgtttttttttaattaatatctctTATGTGAGCGGCAATACAAAAGGCTCTCCTCCATCCTGCCAGCACTCTCTATTTCAAGtgcttataatattatgtaaaaggtAAATAGGGTTAATTGAAACAGTTATATTAATTCACATTCATAAATCGTATATTTCTCTTCTTATCTTcacattattaagaaataatacataaaaatctGTCTTTTCATCAATTGCGCGATAATCTTACATCAACAGAGTTCCttagaattaaagaaaaaatatatcttaaaatataagAACGTAATACGAAACAAAACGTTTAACGcctataaatacttaataactgGAATTATGCACCTTCGTAGCTCACAATATTCAGAATGGACTAACTTTGAGACTAAAATATTATGctagattttatatatttgtctAAAACACATAACGATAAATGCTTTATATTAGAACTCTACTTTTGTAGAGTCATGCATTGTCAAACAAATGACAGCGAATAATGACAAAGTATTATCGTAAGTACATAGGATCTATATAAAAGCGAATTTAGAAATGGTTTTAACGAATTGTAAGGGAAATTATTACCCAAAGCTAATCCACGTTACTGCAGcaaaaaaattttaaattctacaTCAATAGAATAGCCATAACTTAGTTTTATcaagaaattcaaaataatcGTATATTTCTACGGTAGAGTTATATCGTTGTTCTTTAAGACACAGGTTTTGTACtgtcattattataacaaataaataaaatataaaatcaaccttactgttaatattaatatctgtactctcaataaatatattagtttcTGTGAAATAaagaaagtatatttaaatcaaCGAGATCTATGTCTTAACCATTTGCAATAGAGTTTAATTTTCGATGTAACATTTGAATAAAGCAACTTTTAGTCCATAGATGTCGTTGGTTACAGATTATCATCtgttcattattaaaatatatggctatctacataacaatattagttAATTGAAGAGTTGTTAGTGATGTCTGAAGGAACTATTTACAGagaaacaatgttttaattttatcttacatCACAGCGTGTGCCTGAGAATCGCAAACTTAAAcactagaaaatattaaaaataaattgtcaaaatcttgtaatttatttcatacttatattaaaaaaaactctttccGTCAAACTAATCTTTGGCCTGCAGatcttttttgtcattttatttttaattgcacaaaTGCGCcttttatcttaatattttaaaattttaaactaacaCTGAGACGggaattttaaataacagtataaaatttactttaattacatttagAGATGAAACTTATGATGAAACATTAGAGGTCGCGAGATGACATGAATTGAAAGAAACGTGAAATTAAGTACATTATCATTTTACGTATATAATACATATGGCAACTCGAAATATgcttaacattattaaaattaactggACACTTATcaaattagattattatttataaattaattggaatGTTCGCATTATCATAACACACCACGTATTACACACACGTATCATACggtaacaacaattaaaaatactttatcaaaAATTCGTAATGTTTCCTAAGTAAACAACCATCAAAATTTTTGTTCGAAAGTACAAACGTACATCGAgaataaaataccaataaagttacttaaaaaataatatggatATACCAAACGGTACGAGTTAATTGACGGGACAATCCAACCGATCTGTTTCCAAGCAATCATATCCAACAAGTAATTGATCCGACATCCACGAGTACAACCATTGAAACTAACTCGATCCGAACATTGAGCCTAGCTTACCTAATTACATTCATATAACTTTTCAAAAACACCTAACTGTGAGACCACCTCCATTCAAAATTATGGTCGAATACAATTTATTACCATCGAGATGGTATTGTTAATCTAGAACATACATCGAGACAAAGAAGATTATAGTTATAATAGATACTAGTGTCATAAGAAAACTAGGAACAACAATTGTTCAAATCATTaagtaattactttaatttaataatttctaatatcAAAAGTGCAAGACAACAGCTCAATGTAACGCTTCATGATGCCACTGATCGTCACGTGACGTCATGCTGACAAATTTACCATTTTTTGACCACGGAGGTGATCTCTTCTCATTTCGAACAACCATATTATAACTATTCCTTCTCATTGAGAAATGCCCTTGGAATTAACAATGAGCTTGTGGAAGTATCTTTTGATGTCTGACCACGACAAATCGTCGCATCTATAACATTAACATTCTCATCTGCTATCGCCACGTTGTTGTTCTCGCACCAAACATCAACGACTCCGGTTCCACCAGCTCCCTAACTTACATGCTATTACTGTATTTCGTATTCTCCTTCAAACCAATCTCCATGGACAACATCCTACTAATCGTAACCATTGACATATCACTCTTTATCTTACTCTGAGCATCGACTTTCAACAAATTTGTAGCCTAaatgtttcttaatttaaactaaGAATACGTGATATCGCTAAGGTTTTCTGATTTCACTTTGACGAAGTTAGGGTTGTCGGTTTTGAAGTCGGGTCCCTTGTGGCCGAACTGGTAGACGAGGCGCGCGGTGGGCACGGACACCAGCACCGATTGCCGGTAGTGGTACCTCATGGCGCGGCTGAACTTCTCGAACGTCATGTTCTCGTTCTGCTTCATGTGGCCCCACAGCTTCGCCACCTCGTCTGGCTTCACAAACCTGCAACGAAAAACATTCTGTTAGTCTCATTATATTTCGATATGATACCGAAATGCgctttaaaaacatttccaaCTTTGTTACTGAACACGTGGCCCGTGTTATTGCAAGtctatatatttaaacaaataaacgacTGTGAAGCGATGAAGTACACAGTTTTATGGTCTAAATCTTGTTCTGAAGGTTTATTGTACTTTTATGGTTTGTGTTCTATCTATGAGGCCGCGTAAGTAGGTTGCATCACTGACTTCCTTGGAAATGCAATGTATAAATACGGAATAATTACAAGTGTATACATATAGCTTGGGAGCCATACTGTAAATGTCCAAGTTTGACTTTTTGGCaaagttcaatatttatatttcgcaTCTCGTAGAGAGCACATTTTCGGAATTGTGAggtcaaatttaataaattcagtaATTCTCTGACGCATCGAAGTTACCTCGAGTATACTTTTGCAGTCAGAAAAATTATGGATAAAACTAGtaaaggattttatttattttattgtgcaTTATTTTATCGTAGACTATTGACTAGTGCTTATATAACATCGatgaataaacaattataatcaaGTCAAGTTCAACTGGAAACGATAATAACACATCTCGTCATATAATTTAATGCTCATTAAATGAATTCTCAGCCTTTATTGGTTAGACTTATATAGTTGTTGTagcataaaaatatgtgtataagCAACCGTGTCAAGTTCTGATGCAAAGTGTCCAGATAATTGTGTGCAGAGTCAAGGATATCTTGTTGCAGTCATTATCGGCATAGTTAGCAAACGTGACGAGGAGGCCGGCGCGGCGACGAGAGCCCAGCGAGCGGACAATACACACGCCGCCGATGTGagatcaaatataaatacacgACGAACGATCTGTTGAAGCGATGCAGCCGCGATGCGCCGTCGCGGACGACAATACCTCGTCACCAACGAGCGGCTAATGTGCtcgactatttattttaatgcttataataatttgtttaacaatcattttattaGCTTTTGATCCTACTCGAATACGATCATGATAAATGACAGGTATACTTATTAGTTTATTGGTATCGACACTTATCTACATTGATACTGATTTGCCGTCGTATAGTTTCCTAGGAAACTCCACTTTTCCTCCTAGTTCATCGACACCCGTAATGAGTTtaacaaaataggtttatttataactttccTTTAGCGTTTAACAGCGTTTAGCATTGAGAGTCTAGGTCGAATGCAAATTATTGAACGATTCGATATCGCAAAGGGAATTACGTGTTAGCGTCTATTTTATAGTTCTCCATAAAACTGTTGGAAGACAGCCGTGGCATTGGCGTGGCGTGTCCGAAGTCGTTTTTTCTTCGACTCATCTGTTATAATTGCGTTTTTTCTCTAGAACAGTGGGCTGTCATTGGGTCACAATGCCACATCCTGATCGATTGCCACACCGAACCTCAGCTGATAATAACTGCGCGTTTGTTTCGCTTCCGACATTGTTGTTTGAAGTTTATTGGCTAATTTACTATTCTTGTATCTAatcttattttttctctttttatcgttgttctgtgctattgataaatattgtttattaatttttgcttttgataaaattataaagatgcTACGAAGACGGAAATCTGTTTTTAGTTTTGTGGATTCATCAATTCAATTCACATCATatgcatattttaaaagtattttgtcgGCAGTGCTTAACGTCTTCCTAGGCATAACAGGAAATGCAGGtgcataattattatgaacACTTAATACTATCAATTTGTCTGACATGTTGCTCTGTGGGATAATAATGATTATGTTTTGAGTTGCCACTGTTGTTGGGAAATTACAATAACCAGTTTCAAGAACTTTGATATTATCAACAATATTAGAAGATTTACTTCTGTCAAGTACTGTAGGACTTGGATCagattgtttttaaacaataggATGTGTCGTGTGTCGTTTGAAACAAACAAGTGTATTATATCATTAACCTTGTATTAGTGTGGTATGAACTATAAAAATGTGATTCATACGAATTTGGATGCTCGTTGCGTACGAACGAGGCCGGCTGGCGGCCTTGTGTTGTATCGCTGCATCAGTTGGGCCAAGGATCGAGTGTGACCCTACGTGACACGCATCGAGACCAAACGCACGGTGAAAATACGCAGAGGACGACGCCAATTATGTTACTGAATTATTGATAAATGTAGTTAGTGAGGAGACCCTCTCCATAGGGGTGGGTGATACAGAATTTGACGATACTGCAACTTCTACGTGATCTGTTCGGACAATTATACTAAATGGCCCATTTACAAGAAACGAATAAACAGTCGATATTAAGTGTGTTATAATGTGTTTTAAAGTAGTAGCGTCCGCAACATCTCTTCCCAGaatttatgtgtttaaaaatcaaaacaggACCCAAAATTTGGTTAATTTACAAGTCATTTGGGCTTGAATGACGCACAATCTCACACATATACAAACACTTACCAGTAACCAGTTTGACCCCTCCCCCTCTCAAAGTTCCCCCGCGAGTCAACTTGCAAAACGTGCCT
This is a stretch of genomic DNA from Trichoplusia ni isolate ovarian cell line Hi5 chromosome 6, tn1, whole genome shotgun sequence. It encodes these proteins:
- the LOC113494903 gene encoding cytochrome P450 9e2-like, producing MIVTVTWLLVALSLVVLYLRRAYSKLERDQVNHLPIVPFFGHIFWVFFKKEHIVEAFMKSVNAFPDDRMVGHYDMVTPSVIVKDLETIKRITIKDFEHFVDRRRFIGKDDPMFGRGLLMLTGDEWKAMRSTMSPAFTSSKIRLMVPFMLEVGERMIQVLRERIKNSKEGYVDLELKDLATRYANDVIASCAFGLKVDSQSEDNTFYTMTKDITTFGLVRIIKVFLFRAFPSLCQALNIMISPPEVSDFFRTIILGTMKNREKDNIVRNDMINILMQVKKGQLTHEKEEADVDAGFATVEESSIGKKQHNFDWSDNDLVAQAALFLFAGFDTVSTTMAFIIHELAINTEAQEKLSKEIQEHDARHKGQADYNSIQSMQYLDMVVSEGLRLWPAGGFMDRKCVKDYNLGRPNAKATKDYIIRKGEFLTYPIWAFHRDPKLFPEPKKFIPERFSPENKDKIKPFSYMPFGMGPRNCIGSRFALCEVKVMLYQLLREMEVSPCERTCIPTKLIEDGFNMMIRGGGWIRFRIRNN